A region of Candidatus Neomarinimicrobiota bacterium DNA encodes the following proteins:
- a CDS encoding PEP/pyruvate-binding domain-containing protein, which produces MFKKVLPLKQRPGFRDMMQNRVHEILLISSLYDAFKLEEDGRLGEMIFTEYQDMNLSSAPRITRVSTGDHALRKLRARHYDLVITMTRISDMDPFQLGQKIKKKHTSIPVILLASNRREYEWATQGVANLSGIDRAFIWHGDSNIFTAIIKYIEDRMNAPRDILKGGVRAIIVVEDSPKFYSIFLPMLYRVIINTTHKLMKNEYNDELRLLRMRSRPKILLATTFEEATALYRKYKNHMLAVITDVRYPRNGILDPKAGAKFIRIVQKKNPSMPVMMQSMEGENEVTALELGAYFLDKNSPHLIQSLQDFTMRHCGFGDLIFGTKEGKTITKVRHLNALSAALSSVPMQSIRYHARRDHFSNWLAVRGHFDLADYLKPINIEDFENPEDFRDILLEAIESHRARHRFDKIGYFNIDTYDPSIKAVRIGGGSIGGKARGLAFLSAHMRRFDFSREYTDIKVDVPQFAVIATDIFDRFLDINNLRLKALAAQSNKEIDDLFRKAVFPGNFTEQLHAYLGNHSGPLAVRSSSLLEDSLFQPFAGIYSTYMLPNCAPALDTRIFQLMEAIKLVYASGFHREAIAYLTSTGNRPEDEKMAVVIQHLTGRKYDEYYYPSFSGVIQTLNYYPQGSMLREEGMVTMCLGLGRTVVNGERALKFNPKRPDVLPQFFNQQSILNNSQSHFYALEMTDCDLPLAHGENSNLTQFDLKTAEEHGSLEQIASVYSFQDGRFRESLFEKGPRIITFANILKWKSLPLANILADLMEFGKLGMGCEVEMEFAVNLPETSEDPAELSILQIRPMVTFERPHLVDVELAKKGDELLRSEICLGNGDNIEIRDLIYIDLDIFDILKSRQIAQELREINRKFSPDKPYLLVGPGRWGTADPMLGIPVNWNFISNARSIVEVGLPDLYVEPSFGSHFFQNITSLGISYFTIPPHKLETNINHEWFNAQTPLTEMVYLKHFHFERPFIIQVDGIRGKGHVWRPGCCDTSAED; this is translated from the coding sequence ATGTTTAAAAAAGTTTTGCCCCTCAAACAGCGACCAGGTTTTAGAGATATGATGCAGAATCGGGTGCATGAGATCCTGCTCATATCAAGCCTTTACGATGCCTTTAAACTGGAAGAAGATGGGCGTCTCGGTGAAATGATCTTCACTGAATATCAGGACATGAATCTCTCCAGTGCTCCTCGGATCACCAGGGTCTCAACCGGAGACCATGCCCTGAGAAAACTCAGGGCGCGACATTATGATCTGGTGATCACCATGACCCGTATTTCAGATATGGATCCCTTTCAACTCGGGCAAAAAATCAAGAAGAAGCATACTTCTATTCCCGTGATTCTGTTGGCCTCAAATCGTCGCGAATATGAATGGGCAACCCAAGGGGTCGCCAACCTTTCCGGAATAGATAGAGCCTTCATCTGGCACGGTGATTCCAATATTTTCACCGCCATCATCAAATACATCGAAGATAGGATGAATGCCCCCAGGGATATTCTCAAGGGCGGTGTCCGGGCTATCATTGTCGTTGAAGATTCTCCAAAATTCTACTCGATTTTCCTACCAATGCTCTATCGCGTAATCATCAATACCACCCACAAATTGATGAAAAATGAATACAATGACGAATTGCGATTACTCCGCATGCGCTCACGACCTAAGATTCTCCTGGCCACCACATTTGAGGAGGCTACAGCGTTATATCGGAAATACAAAAATCACATGCTTGCAGTGATCACTGATGTGCGTTACCCCAGAAATGGGATCCTGGACCCAAAAGCAGGTGCAAAATTTATCAGGATCGTTCAGAAGAAGAATCCCAGCATGCCGGTCATGATGCAGTCCATGGAGGGCGAAAATGAAGTAACAGCGCTGGAACTCGGTGCTTACTTTCTGGATAAGAACTCACCCCATCTGATTCAAAGCCTTCAGGATTTCACGATGCGTCATTGTGGGTTCGGTGATCTTATTTTCGGCACTAAAGAGGGCAAGACCATCACCAAAGTACGGCACTTGAATGCATTGTCCGCAGCCCTGTCCTCCGTTCCCATGCAAAGCATCAGATACCATGCCCGGCGAGATCATTTTTCAAATTGGCTGGCAGTTCGAGGGCATTTCGATCTGGCAGACTATTTAAAACCGATCAATATTGAGGATTTTGAAAACCCGGAAGATTTTCGTGACATCCTGTTAGAGGCCATTGAGAGTCATCGCGCCAGACATCGATTTGACAAGATTGGTTACTTTAATATCGACACTTATGACCCCTCTATTAAAGCAGTCAGGATCGGTGGTGGATCCATTGGTGGAAAAGCGCGCGGCCTGGCATTCTTGAGTGCCCATATGCGTCGTTTTGATTTCAGCCGTGAGTACACCGATATCAAAGTGGACGTCCCTCAATTTGCTGTTATCGCCACCGATATCTTTGATCGCTTTCTGGACATCAATAATCTGAGGTTAAAAGCACTCGCTGCTCAATCAAATAAAGAGATCGATGATCTTTTTCGAAAAGCAGTTTTTCCAGGTAATTTTACTGAACAATTGCATGCCTATCTGGGGAATCACTCTGGACCACTGGCAGTTCGTTCTTCCAGCCTCTTGGAGGATTCCCTTTTTCAACCTTTTGCCGGGATATATAGCACCTACATGCTCCCCAATTGTGCGCCAGCTCTCGATACTCGAATATTTCAGCTCATGGAAGCTATCAAGTTGGTTTATGCATCCGGATTTCATCGGGAAGCCATCGCTTATCTCACGTCTACCGGGAATCGCCCGGAAGATGAGAAAATGGCAGTGGTGATCCAACACTTGACCGGACGTAAATACGATGAGTACTACTATCCAAGTTTTTCAGGAGTGATTCAAACTTTGAATTACTACCCCCAGGGCTCCATGTTGCGTGAGGAAGGCATGGTAACCATGTGTTTGGGTCTGGGACGAACAGTGGTCAATGGTGAAAGAGCACTCAAATTCAATCCCAAAAGACCTGATGTACTCCCGCAATTCTTCAATCAGCAATCTATCCTTAATAATAGCCAGAGTCATTTCTACGCTCTGGAGATGACAGATTGTGACCTCCCTTTAGCACATGGAGAAAACTCAAATCTCACTCAATTTGATCTGAAAACAGCAGAGGAACACGGCAGCCTGGAACAGATTGCCAGCGTGTATTCCTTTCAGGACGGACGTTTTCGTGAAAGTCTGTTCGAAAAAGGTCCTCGCATCATCACCTTTGCCAATATTCTAAAATGGAAGAGCCTCCCCTTAGCCAATATTTTGGCTGATCTGATGGAATTCGGAAAGTTGGGCATGGGCTGTGAAGTTGAGATGGAGTTCGCTGTCAACTTGCCTGAAACATCAGAAGACCCGGCTGAGCTATCGATCTTGCAGATTCGACCCATGGTTACCTTTGAAAGACCTCATTTGGTAGATGTGGAACTGGCCAAAAAAGGAGATGAACTGCTCAGGAGTGAAATATGCCTGGGTAACGGGGACAATATAGAAATTCGTGATCTGATATATATCGATCTTGATATATTCGATATTCTTAAAAGTCGGCAGATAGCCCAGGAACTACGTGAGATAAATCGCAAATTCAGTCCTGATAAGCCATATTTGCTGGTGGGACCGGGGCGCTGGGGAACCGCTGATCCAATGTTGGGTATCCCGGTGAATTGGAATTTCATATCAAATGCCCGTTCCATTGTGGAAGTGGGACTACCCGATCTTTATGTGGAGCCTTCCTTTGGCAGTCACTTTTTTCAGAATATTACGTCACTGGGTATCAGCTATTTTACCATTCCCCCGCACAAACTCGAAACAAATATAAATCACGAGTGGTTCAATGCTCAAACACCTCTCACTGAAATGGTGTATTTGAAACATTTTCATTTCGAACGTCCATTTATCATCCAGGTTGACGGCATTCGAGGCAAGGGACATGTATGGCGTCCCGGTTGTTGTGATACAAGTGCTGAAGATTGA